In Chitinibacter sp. SCUT-21, a single genomic region encodes these proteins:
- a CDS encoding autotransporter assembly complex protein TamA has translation MRLLPLICAALFTVPAWAEDETFKYEVKLEANEPANDLLKRYLNIYKLQRKNRFTAELLQREVDAVPAAAQELLATEGYFDAKVDVQYREEGNTHRVYIKVDQGEQTLVTDTSVVLQGAVLDNADRYQELDRRFNRRGERLEQQAFRQSVWDDFKKRSLQLVQARQYPAAKLVSSEAVIHPERKAAEFDLLIDSGPAYVFGPYTIHGLSRYPEKLIANRIKITQGQDYSREALSDLQSEIQAMPQFGTALVDVELTSEPPFVAPIRIDVQEVPLHRVSGSVGFSTNTRFKSELAYRYHNLFDQGWVFDSSLRIEQLEQAAELAVLLPKNNSDWEHRVWGSYLAQDLQGLDSHLYKMGVSRGKKGDEIERVIDLQYQIENRQFADGSEEHPQSLTLNHIWTQRKLDNRNNPRNGYLVQAEMGGALKQLISDATFLRLFTRGAYYYRVGSDGQIVVQGSVGQTFSQSPQGITSDWLFRAGGSGSVRGYDYESLGVKSNGSTVGGQVIGTASFEYQHPVIKDWKAAMFVDYGGAGEKWSNMEKVMGVGVGARWKSPVGQIGADIAYGVDYEQYRFHFAMGLVF, from the coding sequence TTGCGCCTTCTACCTCTAATTTGTGCTGCGTTGTTCACTGTGCCCGCCTGGGCCGAGGATGAAACGTTTAAGTATGAAGTTAAGCTTGAGGCGAACGAGCCGGCGAATGATCTGCTCAAGCGTTATCTCAATATTTACAAATTGCAGCGAAAGAATCGATTTACGGCTGAATTGCTGCAGCGAGAAGTCGATGCGGTGCCTGCTGCTGCGCAAGAGCTATTGGCGACGGAAGGGTATTTTGATGCCAAGGTCGATGTACAGTACCGCGAAGAGGGTAATACGCATAGGGTGTATATCAAGGTAGATCAAGGCGAGCAAACTTTAGTGACCGATACCTCTGTGGTATTGCAAGGTGCCGTACTAGATAATGCGGATCGCTATCAAGAGCTTGATCGCCGCTTTAATCGACGTGGTGAACGCCTCGAGCAACAAGCCTTCCGTCAATCAGTATGGGATGATTTTAAAAAGCGCTCGCTGCAATTGGTGCAGGCACGGCAATACCCTGCGGCCAAATTAGTGTCAAGTGAGGCGGTTATTCACCCCGAGCGTAAAGCCGCCGAGTTTGATTTATTGATAGACAGTGGGCCAGCTTATGTATTTGGCCCGTATACCATTCACGGCTTGTCGCGCTACCCTGAAAAGCTGATTGCCAATCGCATCAAAATTACTCAAGGCCAAGACTATAGCCGAGAAGCATTAAGTGATTTACAAAGCGAAATACAGGCCATGCCCCAATTTGGCACGGCTTTAGTTGATGTTGAATTAACCAGCGAGCCCCCCTTTGTCGCACCGATCCGGATTGATGTACAAGAGGTGCCCTTGCATCGGGTCAGTGGCAGCGTCGGTTTTAGTACCAACACGCGTTTTAAATCCGAATTGGCTTATCGTTACCATAATTTATTCGACCAAGGCTGGGTGTTCGATAGTAGCTTGCGGATTGAACAGCTAGAGCAGGCGGCCGAATTGGCGGTGCTGTTACCCAAAAATAACAGCGATTGGGAGCATCGTGTGTGGGGGTCATATTTAGCGCAAGACTTGCAAGGTTTGGATTCGCACTTGTACAAAATGGGCGTGTCGCGCGGCAAAAAAGGCGATGAAATCGAGCGAGTGATCGATTTGCAATATCAAATCGAGAATCGCCAATTTGCTGATGGCAGTGAAGAGCATCCACAATCGCTCACCTTGAATCATATTTGGACCCAGCGCAAGCTGGACAACCGCAATAACCCGCGCAATGGCTATTTAGTTCAGGCTGAAATGGGCGGCGCCTTAAAGCAATTAATCAGTGATGCCACATTTTTGCGTCTTTTCACACGTGGGGCGTATTACTACCGGGTAGGCAGCGATGGGCAAATTGTCGTTCAAGGCAGTGTAGGGCAGACTTTTTCGCAAAGTCCACAAGGGATTACATCTGACTGGCTGTTTCGTGCCGGTGGCTCGGGTAGCGTGCGCGGTTACGATTATGAATCTCTGGGGGTGAAAAGTAATGGCTCTACCGTGGGGGGGCAGGTAATTGGAACGGCCTCGTTTGAATACCAGCATCCCGTGATCAAAGATTGGAAAGCGGCGATGTTCGTCGATTATGGTGGCGCAGGCGAGAAGTGGAGCAATATGGAAAAAGTGATGGGCGTGGGGGTGGGTGCGCGCTGGAAAAGCCCAGTTGGTCAAATCGGTGCGGATATCGCTTATGGTGTTGACTACGAACAATATCGTTTCCACTTTGCCATGGGCTTGGTATTTTGA
- the bioB gene encoding biotin synthase BioB: MSCSTQTIEFKRHTPHPEQELWSADAVQALFDLPFNDLLFKAQQVHRENFDANRVQLSTLLSVKTGGCSEDCGYCSQSKRYDTGLEEQKLMGADEVIAAAAIAKENGSSRFCMGAAWRGPKNRDLEEVKKMISGVKALGLETCATFGMLKDGQAEQLKDAGLDYYNHNLDTSEEKYSDIVSTHSYADRLDTLGKARKAGLNVCSGGIVGLGETRSDRIGLVAQLANLDPQPDSVPINNLVQIDGTPLDGSEKVDWTEFVRTIAVARITMPKSFVRLSAGRQQMPEAMQALCFLAGANSIFYGDKLLTTGNPEVEGDKALFRKLNLQPL, encoded by the coding sequence ATGTCTTGTTCGACTCAAACTATTGAATTTAAGCGCCATACCCCGCATCCAGAGCAAGAGCTATGGTCGGCTGATGCGGTGCAAGCCTTGTTCGATCTGCCATTTAACGATTTGTTGTTTAAAGCGCAGCAAGTGCATCGTGAAAATTTCGACGCTAATCGCGTACAGCTCTCAACACTATTGTCGGTGAAAACCGGCGGCTGTTCGGAAGATTGTGGCTATTGCTCGCAATCAAAACGCTACGACACGGGCCTAGAAGAGCAAAAACTGATGGGTGCTGATGAGGTGATCGCCGCAGCAGCTATTGCCAAAGAAAATGGCTCGTCACGTTTCTGTATGGGCGCAGCATGGCGCGGCCCGAAAAACCGCGATCTGGAAGAAGTGAAAAAAATGATTTCGGGCGTGAAAGCCTTGGGTCTGGAAACCTGTGCGACCTTCGGGATGCTTAAAGACGGCCAGGCAGAGCAATTGAAAGACGCGGGTTTGGATTACTACAACCACAATCTGGATACCTCGGAAGAAAAATACAGCGACATCGTCAGCACGCACAGCTACGCCGATCGCTTGGATACCTTGGGTAAAGCGCGCAAAGCGGGTTTGAACGTGTGTTCGGGCGGCATTGTTGGTTTGGGCGAAACGCGCTCTGATCGTATTGGTTTGGTCGCGCAATTGGCGAATTTGGACCCGCAACCCGATTCGGTGCCGATTAATAATCTAGTACAAATCGACGGCACGCCGCTCGATGGCTCGGAAAAAGTTGATTGGACCGAGTTCGTGCGCACGATTGCGGTGGCGCGTATTACGATGCCAAAATCATTTGTCCGCCTGTCAGCAGGTCGCCAACAAATGCCAGAAGCGATGCAGGCTTTGTGTTTCCTCGCTGGCGCGAATTCGATTTTCTACGGCGATAAATTGTTGACGACGGGTAATCCAGAAGTGGAGGGTGATAAAGCCTTGTTCCGCAAACTTAATCTACAGCCGCTCTGA
- a CDS encoding cation transporter → METIEIEIEGMSCGGCTASVTRVLEAVAGVQSATVTLTPGQAHIVFDATQTSRAELETKIEEAGYDIKR, encoded by the coding sequence ATGGAAACCATTGAAATTGAAATCGAAGGCATGAGTTGCGGCGGCTGTACGGCCTCAGTAACGCGTGTTTTAGAAGCGGTCGCGGGGGTGCAAAGTGCCACCGTCACCTTAACCCCCGGCCAAGCACACATCGTGTTCGACGCCACGCAAACCAGTCGCGCAGAGCTGGAAACCAAGATAGAGGAAGCTGGATATGACATCAAACGTTAA
- a CDS encoding phosphoribosyltransferase family protein, producing the protein MWLYQEPIQSLISAAKFGGQWSIFGALCGELIRQRDPIHVDYIIAMPLHPNRLKERGFNQALEIAQMIAKQWHLPLKNKSLLRIRDTEHQARLNAKARRKNLKGAFVCQHDYTNKSILLVDDVMTSGASLHEAAAALKKAGAAQVFNLVLARTPDHTAH; encoded by the coding sequence ATGTGGCTTTACCAAGAACCAATTCAGTCTTTGATTTCTGCTGCGAAATTTGGTGGGCAATGGTCTATTTTTGGTGCTCTTTGCGGTGAGTTGATCAGGCAGCGCGATCCAATTCATGTCGACTACATCATTGCCATGCCGCTTCACCCGAATCGCCTTAAAGAGCGAGGTTTTAATCAAGCACTAGAAATCGCGCAAATGATTGCCAAGCAGTGGCATCTACCACTCAAGAACAAATCTTTACTACGAATACGCGATACCGAGCATCAGGCTCGCCTCAATGCCAAAGCACGCAGAAAAAACCTCAAGGGCGCATTTGTATGCCAACATGATTACACTAACAAAAGCATCTTATTGGTCGACGACGTTATGACTAGTGGGGCCAGCCTGCACGAAGCCGCAGCGGCACTCAAAAAAGCCGGGGCCGCGCAAGTGTTTAACTTAGTTCTGGCGCGCACCCCCGACCATACTGCGCACTAG
- a CDS encoding translocation/assembly module TamB domain-containing protein, which translates to MLGAGVKLAGSAQFNVNRQGTAAAPLFAGGIQIKDLAYSDSNVGLKLQQGFVDIGLDQQKISLRSLSAKSVGSGELSGKGELDFAGGKANGSVNFQAKHFTLLSKPDMLLVISGQSAINVRENDISIQGAVKADSGDIQFQANDVPTLSKDIRVVGREKDQAKPVVMKLHMQLDVDLGQNFMFRGYGLESRLVGKLRLKSQPNAPLSATGTINTEEGEYKAYGQKLEMERGVLSFQGAIDNPGLDILAVRKNQAVEAGVQVKGTAYSPQVTLYSDPSVPDAEKISWLLFGHGADSTEKSDGALALQLLNAMAGDGSGQGLTDEILSNFGIDEVGYKSKEEPDGSTTQVVTVSKRLTKSLRVALEKSFNGLSDAVSFTLQLSRNWSVISRVGVDDSSVDVNYTLSFD; encoded by the coding sequence ATGTTAGGTGCGGGGGTGAAATTGGCTGGATCAGCGCAATTTAATGTAAATCGACAAGGTACAGCCGCAGCACCGCTGTTTGCTGGAGGCATTCAAATTAAGGATCTGGCGTATTCTGATAGCAATGTTGGGTTAAAACTGCAGCAAGGGTTTGTCGATATCGGTCTGGATCAGCAAAAAATTTCGCTGCGCTCTTTAAGCGCCAAAAGTGTCGGTTCTGGTGAATTAAGTGGCAAGGGTGAGCTTGATTTTGCTGGTGGTAAAGCGAACGGGAGTGTGAATTTCCAAGCGAAGCATTTTACCTTGTTGAGCAAGCCCGATATGTTATTGGTGATCAGCGGGCAAAGTGCGATAAATGTCCGCGAGAATGATATTTCGATTCAAGGTGCGGTGAAAGCAGATTCGGGCGATATACAGTTTCAGGCCAATGATGTGCCGACTTTATCCAAAGATATTCGCGTCGTTGGGCGTGAAAAAGATCAGGCTAAGCCCGTTGTGATGAAGCTTCACATGCAGCTGGATGTGGATCTGGGGCAAAATTTCATGTTTCGCGGTTATGGTTTAGAAAGCCGTTTGGTTGGCAAATTACGCTTGAAATCACAACCTAATGCGCCGCTATCTGCAACAGGAACGATTAATACCGAAGAGGGTGAGTACAAAGCATACGGGCAGAAGTTGGAAATGGAGCGAGGTGTTTTGTCGTTCCAGGGGGCGATTGATAACCCAGGTTTAGATATTTTGGCGGTGCGTAAAAATCAGGCTGTTGAAGCAGGCGTTCAGGTAAAGGGTACGGCATACTCACCGCAAGTGACTTTGTACTCTGATCCAAGTGTGCCAGATGCCGAGAAAATTTCATGGTTATTATTTGGCCATGGGGCTGATAGCACAGAAAAAAGTGATGGCGCCTTGGCCTTGCAATTATTGAATGCCATGGCTGGGGATGGCAGTGGGCAAGGATTGACCGATGAGATCCTGAGTAATTTTGGCATCGATGAAGTTGGTTATAAATCCAAGGAAGAACCGGATGGTTCAACCACCCAAGTGGTGACGGTGAGTAAGCGCTTAACGAAATCACTGCGTGTGGCACTTGAGAAAAGCTTTAATGGCTTGAGCGATGCGGTGTCATTTACGCTGCAGCTTTCGCGCAATTGGTCGGTGATTTCACGGGTTGGTGTCGATGACAGTAGTGTTGACGTGAATTACACCTTAAGTTTTGACTAG
- a CDS encoding metal-sensitive transcriptional regulator, producing the protein MTSNVKQERPNKDQLVKRLNRIVGQVSGITRMIEEDRTSSEVLNQVAAARSALDALGLILLEQQTQDCIAQALKSGKGDDAVAQLLQVIKKVRG; encoded by the coding sequence ATGACATCAAACGTTAAGCAAGAACGCCCAAACAAAGATCAACTGGTAAAACGCCTGAACCGCATCGTCGGCCAAGTATCTGGCATTACCCGCATGATCGAAGAAGATCGCACCAGCAGCGAAGTGTTGAACCAAGTTGCCGCGGCTCGTTCTGCGCTGGACGCTTTGGGCCTGATCTTGCTCGAGCAACAAACGCAAGACTGCATCGCGCAAGCTTTGAAATCAGGCAAAGGCGACGACGCCGTTGCGCAATTGTTGCAAGTAATCAAGAAAGTTCGCGGCTAA